The following is a genomic window from Garra rufa chromosome 4, GarRuf1.0, whole genome shotgun sequence.
TTCTGGATATCTACATTTAGTGAGCATTGCTTCATTGATCTCTCCTGGGTCAACTATATGTCCAGTTGAACTCTCAATTGTTGTGATTGTATACTCTGTTTGTTGTTGTCGAATTTGCCAAGCAAGTAACCGTCCTGTTTTATCTCCATATTCATAAAAATTTAGTTTCAACCTTAGAACTTTTGACGCTGCTCTACTTGCTGACAATTCATTATATCGGGACCTAAGTAATAAAAGTTTCTCTTTTGCTTCTGCTGTATCTATGGTTTTCTGGAAAATATTATTTTCTAGTTTTTTTAATTTGATCTTCTAATTGTTTCATTTCTTGTCTAGATTTCCTagcatttgaactacaaaacccaATTATATGTCCTCGAATAAAAGCTTTGAATGCTTCCCATCTAATACAAGCAGATGTTTCAGACTTATTAATTTCAAAATACAAATCAATTTGTTTGCCCACATATTCTACAAACTCTGAATCATTAAGCCATCCGATCTGAAAACGCCATTAAGggggattttttaaaataaattttgtagTTTTGTATGATAAAGATACTGCAGCATGGTCAGATATGACTATACTGTAATAACTACAGTCTGTTATATTGTTAAGCAATTGTGTGGAAATTAGGTAGTAATCAATACGTGAATGTGTTTGATGCATACCAGAATAACAGGAATATGATACTGCTGCAGGATTAAGATCCCTCCAAACATATAATAAATTAAGGTCATAAATTCCAGTATCACCTGGCTTTAGTATGCATTTTATCAATCCCTGTTGAACGATCTTTAGTAGGATCTAGTACACAATTCATATCCCCTGCAATAAAATAGTATCCAGGCAAATTAGCAATTAACAAAAACAATCATTAAAAATGTAGGATTGTCATCATTTGGACCATAAATGTTAATTACATTTATCTTTTTTGACAAAAATGTACATTGTAAGACAATATATCTTCCTAGTGTCTCCTTAGTTACTTTCTGAACCTGTATTGGGATTGATTTATGAATTAAAGTCATTACTCCTCTTGCATTAGAAGTGTGACAAGCAGCAAATACCTGACCTTGCCATCTCCGACGAATCCTAATCGTTTCACTTTTTACCATGTGAGTTTCCTGAAGAAATACTACTTGTGCTTGTAATTGTTTGATCCTATCCAGTAcctgctttatttttttaatattgcccAATCCTCTTCAATTCCAAGTTACAAATTTCACATTTCCTGTCTCCCCATGATCTGTTACATTTCCTATTAAGAGgtattttgccttttacaaacTCAACAATCTTAAATACTGAGaagcaaaaaatgaaaatataaacaataatgaACAACACTCCTATTCTTAAAGAAAATTCAACATCAACCCCGATTTCCCCAGTAGTGTCCATACTACTGCTTTTAACCCACCACCCCTTTCTCTCCGTATATGGTGCTGATTGGTCCACACACCCGTGAGGAACTATCAGGTACTTCTGTCTATATTTGTCACAAACAACCCTATTTGTAACATTATTCTTACATATTATATCAAACTATAAACACACTTTTTCCACATTTCCAGAGAACAATAACACCTGAATACctttgattattattttacaaattagTCTCCATTAATCACTATCGAGTCTTCACACCAAAAAGAGGATAACGTTCATGGTATATGATCTGAATTATTTTACACAATTATTTTACATTCAGGATTTAAGTAGTCCAGTTGGATTGAGCCCACCTTTATTCTGTGTCTAATTCTTCAATGAAGCTTTCGACTGCCTCGGGTGTGTCAAACACCCTTGATTTCTCCTGGTGAGTAAGAAGTAGATGGGCGGGATATATGATCCTGTGTTTACCGATTTCTCTCTCTCGCAGCTTCTGTCTCACTCCATTACACGCTCTTTGTTTCCTGTGAACTTCAAACGAAACATCTCGGATGAAAGCGAAGAGTGTGCTCCTTGAATGAAATCACCCCCTTGGACCTGGCCGCTCTAAGCACCTGTTCTTTTTGCTTGAAGTTTAGGAACTTAATTATTAGTGTTCTTGGTAGTGTAATGGCAACCCGTCTTCTGTTCCGAGCATCCATGTTTCGTTGTGGGCCGACTATATGTGCGTGCTCTATAACTAATGATGTACTCGAGTCCATTTCCAATATTTTTGGAATCCAGGCCGCCAAAAACGCACATGCATCGTCTCCCTCTTCCCGCTCCGGCAAACCCACCAGCCTCAGGTTGTTCCGTCTGTTTCTGTTTTCCATGTCGTCCACCTTGTCAGTCAGTTTCTTAACTTGTGATCATAcataaactctgcaggactgagTTTAGACACCCTGACAAATATGTGAATTTGAATCATGTATAGTCACCGAAAGTCCTCGCATGCCTGTGCATCATTGAAAATAGAGAGAGGTCCAAGTAGCAAGCGTGTTTTCTAACACCAGTGAAATGTACTGTTATAATGTTGACTGAGTTGACGTCACATGAAGAGGAAGTAAAATAATGTGTATGCTCTCTGTGTCTATTGTTTCCATAATGTTGTCTTTGATTTGCATGTTTTATTACACAGTGTGCAAACAGGAACATACAGGCCCTCCAGTCACATTCAAATCAACACACTTCTGGAGAATTACAACAACAGAGCAACActgacagagagagaaaaaaacacacaAGGTAGATAATGAAAAGAGCTTTTGTTTAGAGTAATAAACAAATGATGTGACGCTGAATGAGGGATAAGAGCAGATATAAGAATCATGTTACAGCTGCAGACAGAAACATCAGACTCAGGACAGAGACAAAAACCTCTGAAGTAAGAACAactcacatcttcattctttaacTAGAATTAGACTTTTGACATGTTAATATTGTCTTAATCATTGTGAATGGTGCATTTATCTTCCTGTTAAGATGGATTTTTAAGTATCGCTGAAATCATGTTTTACATCAAAATGAGTCTATAAACACTTGAAATCTGAGTTTATCTGTACTTTACCTCCACAGAAATGGACCAAACTCTGTTGTTCATTCTTCTTCTCACTGGTGAGTGTGTTTGTGGTTTTATTTATGGTTTCTAGTTTCTAGGTTTGATCCTGATATGAAAAGCATTAAAGCAAAGCCTCTCTTTCACAGCTCTCTGCTCCGTATCTGAATGTGTTCAGCATCAGTATCACTTTTTAAATGAGAAGAAGAACTGGACTGAAGCTCAGAGATACTGCAGAGAGAAATACTCAGATCTGGCCACCGTTGACAACATGAACGACATGAACGAGCTGAAGAAGAGTGTGAATGATAGAAGTGTTCAGTTACTCTGGATCGGTCTGTTCAGAGTCAGAGACTCATGGCAGTGGTCAGATCAGAGTAACTCCTCATTCAGATACTGGTACGCTGGTGAACCTAATAATGTTAGCCCTGGTGAAAACTGTACAGCTGTCAAACTGAACACTCAGGGACAATGGCATGACAACTTTTGCACCAACAAATTTCCTTTCATGTGTCATGAAGGTGAGTAGATCCTCACAAAACACACTCAATCCATCATCACCTCCAGATCTCTTAAAGTTCACGCTACATGTCTGACACGACAAATTCATCCACAGTGTTTGTTCTGCATGTTGTTGTTGATCAGTCTCTCTCTAGTTTCTGCTTGTGGTTTGTTTTGTGTCCAGATAAACTGATTGTGGTCAAAGAGAATGTGACGTGGTCTGAAGCTCTGAGATACTGCAGACAGAATCATGTGGATCTGGTGTCGGTTCATTCAGAAGAGATTCAGCGGCGTGTGATGAACGTGGTTAAACGGGCGTCTACTGCGGCGGTGTGGTTGGGTTTACACAACTACTGCATCATGAACATGTGGCTCTGGGTGAGTGGAGAGATGGTGTGCTATCACAACTGGGCTCCAGGGAACGGAACCACACCAGAAAACTGCAGCCTCGAGAACAGAAAAGGAGCAGTTCAGTCTGGAGGAGATCAGCGCTGGATCAGCCTTCCTGAATCTCACAAACTCAACTTCATCTGCAGCACATATTAAGATGAGGAACACACTCATGTGTTTACTTACATTAATGGTTTTCATAGGCTACTTCATTAGTTTTCTGATTTACTTTTATGTTTGAGTTGTTCTTTAGTAAGTTCTGGGTGAATCTGCTCATGGGGTTTTAAAAGTGGCAAGTGGGTTCTATTACGTTTGCGTCTTTTAAGAAATTTGTTGTACACAGAGACCCGTTTCTAAAAGGATGTTATGTTAACCTTGAAataagggaaactctgggttctcaagggttgcaaaaaaaaacaccaacaacaaaaaaaaacaacaacaacacagcgTCAAAGAAATATATAGcattataaatgtaatataacATATATGTAAAATCAATAACTTAtcttaataaaatatacataaacaaacacagtgttttttttgttcTCACCATGCAAATGTAATATTCTGACATCTATACAATCACACTGTGTTAGTTCTAGGAACTAACCAAGTCCCCCCTCGGGCagttttcctggttgcatttgCATCAGAAGCAGGaactctgaaatatttttacattttcttgcaTCACTGATAGCGCctattgaaatattttataattaattctgaagtaggagctaatttagttcGGAAAAAAATGGTCTACTTAGAACTAAAACCATTCCTAGTTCCTACAGTGCGAATGTGCCAAAAAGCAGCTACTTCTgccaatagttctaggaactTTGAAAAAACTCCTAGTGTTTAAGCGCCTATGTTCCTCCTGTCAAGAAACATCCCGTGGATATCACATGCTCTTGAAATGCTGTAGATCAGTACCCGCTGACGGTGGTCCATCTACATATAAGGATATAGCTTCATGAgatctggggcctcatgtacaaacacttgcgttgaattaatacttaaaacattgcgtacggacaaagctgtaaatgtgcgtacgcagtaaaaaaatcagatgtatgaaacactgcgtacggggaattccacgcataatctctttgtacatccgaattaacgtgaaattgagcgcacatgcacgagcgcaaaacccctccctgcctcctcccccgtattaatatggtaatgactccactttggcaaaacaaaacgaaaaagcaagcaagagaaacttcacagaatgtgaattgaaggtgctcctatcggaggtagaccggagaaaaactgttatttgcaagtttgtaaaaaaatcaatagaaaaaatagagtgggagagtttagctgacgcggttaacgcagtggggtctgaacatcgcactgtgaacgaattaaaaaagaaatggtctgATGTAAATATGCAGGTaagaggagaacagcggcgacttgtAAACGTTTCagcacatcagtcagagtcatagagcggaagcagatgaacgtctttgtcttgtaatggtaaaatatattgttgtttgaataagtgcaacgttgtcttaaagtaggcctatgtctataaaggttcatataatgcatcaccacacggtgtgatgttgacataatgtgatttagtttgacacaaagcaaccgagtgatccttgttagctaggtaaaatatattataagaaatttctattttgattttgtggctatctgctgaatttgctgatgcttgtaaattacatgatgtaatttattaacatttcatcatattatatagcctatatagccattgagagggacatcccagtggatcacagtgtttttttaattagtttacataagatatatatatatatatatacatatacataagaTATATACATAAGATACCatctatatgtatatat
Proteins encoded in this region:
- the LOC141332729 gene encoding macrophage mannose receptor 1-like, translated to MDQTLLFILLLTALCSVSECVQHQYHFLNEKKNWTEAQRYCREKYSDLATVDNMNDMNELKKSVNDRSVQLLWIGLFRVRDSWQWSDQSNSSFRYWYAGEPNNVSPGENCTAVKLNTQGQWHDNFCTNKFPFMCHEDKLIVVKENVTWSEALRYCRQNHVDLVSVHSEEIQRRVMNVVKRASTAAVWLGLHNYCIMNMWLWVSGEMVCYHNWAPGNGTTPENCSLENRKGAVQSGGDQRWISLPESHKLNFICSTY